One window of the Seriola aureovittata isolate HTS-2021-v1 ecotype China chromosome 22, ASM2101889v1, whole genome shotgun sequence genome contains the following:
- the lmod2b gene encoding leiomodin-2, with translation MSCFGYRRELSKYEDVDEDELLASLSPEELAELEKELADIDPDANVPIGLRQRDQTDKTPTGTFSREALMKYWENETRRLLEDEIGGGSPKPDEEQEEECVTEENSEAEDEKDDENEKEPNKCEKKEEEEEQDEEDEDEEEQVEEEEEEEEEEDSEEEEEAVTEEEEEEEEEQDDKSKPEPSNDSGTSRADTPKLLIPQRVEPIRLTPPPPPADPITTGNPTVVDEALQRVLSNDPELTEVNLNNIDDISQETLIRFAEALRSNTHVRVFSLANTRADDPVALAIAKMLRENSSITSVNIESNYVTGKGVMALVQALPGNNTLTELRFHNQRHMCGGQVEMEMVKILRENYTLIKLGYQFNLPGPRMSMTGILTRNQDRQRQKRLQEQRQQQQGQQGGPEGVVNPRTTALRGTPSSSPHSSPRASPWSSPKLPRSDLAKKQTPPAPPPPPPPPPPPPPPPPPPPPLQQEKKKPTRMIAEVIKAHEAGSKKVTKTKGKKGKKGKVKESGKEETGSILKELKNTLRPVSVERRGEEGSRPSTPMRSAHDQLMESIRNSSIRSLKRVQVPHHLR, from the exons ATGAGTTGTTTCGGGTACCGCCGGGAGCTGAGTAAGTATGAAGATGTCGATGAGGACGAGCTTTTGGCTTCTCTCAGCCCTGAGGAGCTGGCTGAGTTGGAAAAAGAGCTGGCGGACATTGATCCCGACGCCAACGTGCCCATAGgactcagacagagagaccAGACGGACAAGACCCCAACGGGCACCTTCAGCAGAGAGGCCCTCATGAAGTACTGGGAAAACGAGACGCGTAGACTGCTGGAGGACGAGATAGGTGGAGGAAGCCCCAAACCG GATGAAGAAcaagaggaggagtgtgtgacagaagaaaacagtgaagcagaggatgaaaaagatgatgaaaatgagaaagaacCGAACAAGTGtgaaaagaaggaagaagaggaagagcaggatgaggaggatgaggatgaagaagaacaagtggaagaagaagaagaagaagaagaagaagaggacagtgaggaagaggaggaagctgtaacagaggaggaagaagaggaggaggaggaacaagaTGATAAATCAAAACCTGAACCCTCAAATGATTCTGGGACATCACGGGCTGACACCCCAAAGCTATTAATACCTCAGAGAGTGGAGCCAATTAGActgactcctccccctccacctgctGACCCCATCACGACCGGAAACCCTACTGTTGTTGACGAAGCACTCCAACGAGTCCTTAGTAACGACCCTGAACTCACCGAGGTTAATCTCAACAACATTGACGACATCTCACAG GAAACCCTGATCCGATTTGCTGAAGCACTGAGGTCCAACACACATGTGCGGGTCTTTAGCCTCGCAAACACCCGAGCCGACGACCCCGTGGCTCTGGCCATTGCTAAGATGCTGAGGGAGAACTCGTCCATCACCAGTGTGAATATCGAGTCCAACTATGTGACTGGAAAAGGCGTAATGGCGCTGGTTCAAGCACTCCCAGGAAACAACACCCTGACTGAGCTTCGGTTTCACAACCAGAGACATATGTGTGGAGGACAG GTAGAGATGGAGATGGTGAAGATTCTGAGGGAAAACTACACCTTGATCAAGCTGGGTTACCAGTTCAATCTCCCTGGTCCCAGGATGAGCATGACGGGGATCCTCACCAGGAACCAGGACCGTCAGAGACAGAAACGGCTGCAggagcagaggcagcagcagcagggccaACAAGGGGGGCCAGAGGGAGTTGTTAACCCCCGAACCACTGCACTG AGAGGAACACCTAGTTCATCACCTCACAGCTCACCCAGAGCCTCTCCTTGGTCCTCACCCAAACTCCCCAGGAGTGACTTGGCTAAAAAGCAGactcctcctgctccacctcctcctccccctccaccacctcctcctcccccacctcccccaccaccacctcctctgcagcaagagaagaagaagcccaCCAGGATGATCGCAGAGGTCATCAAGGCGCATGAGGCAGGCAGCAAGAAggtgacaaagacaaaagggaAGAAGGGCAAGAAGGGGAAGGTGAAGGAGTCTGGGAAAGAGGAGACAGGCAGCATCCTGAAGGAGCTCAAGAACACGCTGAGGCCCGTGTCAGTggaaaggagaggggaggagggcagCCGGCCATCCACGCCAATGAGGTCAGCCCACGACCAGCTGATGGAGTCCATCCGCAACAGCAGCATCCGCAGCCTGAAACGG GTGCAAGTCCCGCATCATCTACGATAA